A genome region from Arachis duranensis cultivar V14167 chromosome 8, aradu.V14167.gnm2.J7QH, whole genome shotgun sequence includes the following:
- the LOC110274778 gene encoding uncharacterized protein LOC110274778, with the protein MVVTNVQTENSGRNTHPGGNPIPTQSQVTAGWPPYGLPLGYMPLISGFAPQFDLEWQHFDNMYIESYHDLVNLLTQQMTTIVNPVMADHETKGRKNPQFIPGSQNADDVLVRLRANQVGERYQVSRIVENVLNRVGFNVGFMNRPHFMSTFSPTVQMAEVPRGIKNPKIVTMFAGEVGESTTKHVARYLVEIGNLANDENLKMKFFPSSLMKNTFTWFSNLRPNSITTWAQLENAFHAQFYRREMNEAVTDLVALKCEDSKNIDDYMICFKN; encoded by the exons ATGGTGGTTACCAATGTTCAGACAGAAAATAGTGGGCGTAATACTCACCCAGGTGGTAATCCAATACCAACACAATCCCAAGTAACTGCTGGCTGGCCTCCGTATGGCCTTCCTCTAGGTTATATGCCACTAATAAGTGGCTTTGCCCCCCAGTTCGATTTGGAG TGGCAGCATTTTGACAATATGTATATAGAAAGTTATCATGATTTGGTTAATTTGTTGAcccaacaaatgacaacaaTCGTGAATCCCGTGATGGCAGATCATGAAACAAA GGGCAGGAAAAATCCTCAGTTTATTCCTGGTAGCCAAAATGCTGATGATGTACTAGTTCGATTACGTGCTAATCAAGTCGGTGAACGTTATCAGGTTTCGAGAATTGTGGAAAATGTCCTCAATAGGGTTGGGTTCAacgtaggattcatgaatcgaCCCCATTTTATGTCAACTTTTTCTCCTACTGTTCAAATGGCTGAAGTGCCAAGAggaataaaaaatcctaaaatagtCACAATGTTTGCTGGAGAAGTTGGGGAATCAACTACTAAACATGTTGCTCGATATTTGGTCGAAATTGGAAACTTGGCTaatgatgaaaatttgaaaatgaagttttttccttcttctttaatgAAGAATACATTTACTTGGTTTTCAAATCTTAGACCAAATTCAATAACAACATGGGCACAGTTAGAAAATGCTTTTCATGCCCAATTTTATCGGAGAGAAATGAACGAGGCAGTTACTGACTTAGTGGCTTTGAAATGTGAAGATAGTAAAAATATTGATGATTATATGATCtgtttcaaaaactaa